The Erpetoichthys calabaricus chromosome 5, fErpCal1.3, whole genome shotgun sequence genome has a segment encoding these proteins:
- the LOC127527762 gene encoding gastrula zinc finger protein XlCGF8.2DB-like, giving the protein MKKSKRESRILMAASMPCSSVSVREAINTNQQQGPNSDQEALCAGQECKQHKSEFKSVDSFHVSPYCCSECGKQFLHKCSLTVHIRKHTGEKPHCCSECGKRFYDSYKLQTHTRIHTGEKPYGCAECGKRFIQSSHLQAHARIHTGEKPHCCSECGKRFSDRYNLQTHTRIHTGEKPYSCAECGKLFKKSSHLQRHKRVHTGENPYVCSECGKRFSDHHRLQTHTRIHTGEKPYRCAECGKLFIESSHLQRHTRVHTGEKPYVCAECGKRFADSGSLLLHTRIHAGEKPFCCPKCGKRFLQNGGLQTHLRIHTGEKPYWCSECGKQFSDRRSFRRHTRIHTGGKCG; this is encoded by the coding sequence atgaagaaatcaaaaagagaATCAAGAATTTTGATGGCTGCCTCTATGCCCTGCAGTTCTGTTTCTGTGAGAGAAGCCATCAACACTAATCAACAACAAGGGCCTAACTCGGATCAAGAGGCTTTGTGTGCTGGCCAGGAGTGTAAACAACACAAATCTGAATTTAAAAGTGTCGATTCGTTTCATGTATcgccgtattgctgttctgagtgtggcaaacaattcctGCATAAGTGCAGTCTTACAGTTCATATAAGAaaacacactggagaaaaacctcattgctgctctgaatgtgggaaacgattTTATGACAGTTACAAGCTCCAAACGCAcacaagaatccacactggagaaaagccctatggctgtgctgaatgtggcaaacgattcattCAAAGTAGCCATCTTCAGGCACACGCAaggattcacacaggagaaaaacctcattgctgctctgaatgtggaaaacgattTTCTGACCGTTACAATCTCCAAACCCAcacaagaatccacactggagaaaagccgtaTAGCTGTGCAGAGTGTGGAAAATTGTTCAAAAAAAGCAGCCACCTTCAGAGACACAAAAGAGTTCATACTGGAGAAAATCCATAtgtttgttctgaatgtgggaaaagatTTTCTGACCATCACAGactccaaacacacacaaggatccacactggagaaaagccgtaCAGGTGTGCAGAATGTGGAAAATTATTCATTGAAAGTAGTCACCTTCAGAGACATACGAGagttcatactggagaaaagccatatgtctgtgctgaatgtggaaaaagattCGCTGACAGTGGCAGTCTTCTTCTACACACACGAATTCAtgctggagagaagccattttgctgtccaaaatgtggaaaaagattccTCCAAAATGGCGGTCTTCAGACACACTTAAGAATTCATACCGGAGAAAAACCTTATTggtgctctgaatgtggcaagcaatttTCTGACAGACGTAGTTTTCGAAGACATacaagaatccacacaggaggaAAATGTGGCTaa